The following proteins are co-located in the Bacteroidales bacterium genome:
- a CDS encoding NAD(P)H-dependent oxidoreductase subunit E has translation MSNTELLVKELVKQHGKTRNSLMAVLQGVVQEERFLSEDAMIAVARELDLAAADVYGTASFYTFLDTVPRGKNIIRVCKTITCHMKGKDEVLLALENMLKIKVGETTHDKRFTLLTANCLGWCHKGPVMLVNDEIYPELTPQKAIEIIEEYAKHH, from the coding sequence ATGTCAAACACTGAACTTTTAGTTAAAGAGCTGGTAAAGCAGCATGGCAAGACCCGCAACAGTCTCATGGCTGTCTTACAGGGTGTTGTTCAGGAAGAGAGGTTCCTGTCAGAAGACGCCATGATCGCTGTAGCAAGGGAATTGGATCTGGCTGCTGCCGATGTTTACGGTACAGCGTCTTTTTACACCTTCCTTGATACAGTACCACGTGGAAAAAACATCATCAGAGTGTGCAAAACAATTACTTGCCACATGAAAGGTAAAGACGAAGTATTACTTGCACTCGAAAACATGCTCAAAATCAAAGTTGGGGAAACCACCCATGACAAAAGGTTCACCTTATTAACAGCCAACTGTCTTGGCTGGTGCCATAAAGGCCCCGTGATGCTTGTTAATGATGAGATCTATCCAGAGTTAACGCCTCAGAAAGCTATAGAGATCATCGAAGAATACGCTAAACATCACT
- the truA gene encoding tRNA pseudouridine(38-40) synthase TruA, with the protein MPRYFIYLAYDGTAYHGWQIQPNGITVQQVLNDALSTVLRKPIMAHSAGRTDTGVHARQFYAHIDVGQRISSEECEQLVFSLNGILPKDIAVYEVFQVNPDMHARFSAISRTYEYIISRSKDPFLVNRAWFNTRQLDIDLMNQGAAILLEYNDFACFSKSNTQVKTYICSIMHARWEQHEQLLTFKITADRFLRNMVRAIVGTLTELGRGKISLNDLRRIIETGDRKLAGFSVPAEGLFLTEIKYPENMRIT; encoded by the coding sequence ATGCCCCGCTATTTCATTTACCTGGCTTATGACGGAACAGCTTATCATGGCTGGCAAATTCAGCCAAATGGCATCACTGTACAACAAGTTTTGAATGATGCGCTTTCAACTGTATTGAGGAAACCAATAATGGCGCACAGTGCGGGACGCACAGATACGGGAGTACATGCCCGGCAGTTTTATGCACATATTGATGTGGGACAGCGTATTTCCTCTGAGGAATGCGAACAACTTGTTTTCAGTCTAAATGGGATACTTCCGAAAGACATCGCCGTTTACGAAGTGTTCCAGGTTAATCCAGATATGCACGCGCGGTTCAGCGCAATTTCAAGAACCTACGAATATATTATCAGCCGGAGTAAAGATCCGTTTCTTGTGAACCGTGCCTGGTTCAACACCCGGCAACTGGATATTGACCTGATGAACCAGGGAGCTGCCATCCTACTCGAATACAATGATTTTGCCTGCTTCTCGAAGTCAAATACTCAGGTAAAAACCTATATCTGCAGCATCATGCATGCAAGATGGGAACAACACGAACAGCTTCTGACATTTAAAATTACCGCCGATCGCTTCCTTCGAAACATGGTTCGTGCAATTGTAGGTACATTAACAGAGTTAGGCCGTGGAAAAATATCATTAAACGATTTGCGACGAATTATCGAAACTGGCGACAGAAAATTAGCCGGGTTTTCGGTTCCCGCCGAAGGGCTTTTTCTCACAGAGATAAAATACCCTGAAAATATGAGAATTACATGA